The following coding sequences are from one Cryomorphaceae bacterium 1068 window:
- a CDS encoding BamA/TamA family outer membrane protein codes for MKPGEKFFEGFEVEYADAETEIPKDVRNSILSGLEPEATRRFFLSRPGTWIYYQVDSVPGDKGLKYFIKYRLGNNPSLLQEVKIGENREVIESRMKAAGFFNAHVEERVDTTKRRASVVYRIEPKQPYYFDTLQISSKPHPWSDELRRVYQEKPIVKEGDLFKKSSIVTQREVISEKLKEEGYFYFSPSLLYYLADSSYENRHVRLSLDLKDNTPKAAIEKFRIDSITINLAVDSENTEIIGDSLRAIIDKEKLFIKPEKLRPFIIMEPGEIYNKRHEALTLEHLNKLDIFNYVSLSFTTDTIDGKNLLRANIITSPRPKHSLRSQVVLTTTSTNFTGPGLQLRYTNRNLFRGAEQLRLSATGRYEQQLTGSRKGLTSYEIDLSADLLVPRVSGPIKSRKLTGNVPKTKYSLSYRLFNQPDYYAQSSFGASFGYEWLTNKTTFHDLKLIRLDYVRLLESSQRLEDLFEQGVLDRESFNDQLIFGPSYSITYSPERKGGVVNYFIGGSLESSGNLLYGAYNWSNSEVNEDGQYVVVGVPFAQYARTQLDARLYLDVAEYTQLVFRQNLGVGIPYLNSNSLPFAKQFFVGGASSLRGFQPREVGPGTYKNEENTDDSYFDQTGDIMLEWNAESRFDLGGYLKGALFIDAGNVWLINEASNRPGGRFEWNDFLNELAVSGGAGLRIDADFIIVRFDFALPFRDPSFEEGERWLLDRIKWNNSWVSDNLILNFAIGYPF; via the coding sequence TTGAAACCTGGCGAAAAATTCTTTGAAGGTTTTGAAGTAGAATACGCAGACGCAGAAACTGAAATTCCTAAAGATGTAAGAAACTCGATCCTGTCAGGTTTAGAACCCGAGGCCACCAGAAGATTTTTCTTAAGTCGACCTGGGACTTGGATATATTATCAAGTTGACTCTGTACCAGGCGACAAAGGGCTCAAGTATTTCATCAAATACCGACTTGGAAACAACCCCTCCTTACTGCAAGAGGTGAAAATTGGTGAGAACCGAGAAGTCATAGAATCACGTATGAAAGCAGCAGGTTTCTTTAATGCTCATGTTGAAGAGAGGGTTGATACCACAAAGCGCAGGGCCTCTGTCGTCTATCGAATTGAACCAAAACAGCCATACTATTTCGATACCCTACAAATTTCTTCAAAGCCACATCCTTGGAGTGACGAACTTCGTAGAGTCTACCAAGAGAAACCTATCGTTAAAGAAGGGGATCTATTCAAGAAAAGTAGTATTGTAACACAGCGCGAAGTCATCTCTGAAAAGTTAAAGGAAGAGGGATACTTCTACTTTTCTCCATCGCTTCTGTACTACCTCGCAGATAGCAGTTATGAGAACAGACACGTAAGGCTTAGCCTGGACTTAAAAGACAATACCCCAAAGGCGGCCATTGAAAAATTCAGAATTGACTCCATAACAATCAATTTGGCAGTGGACTCTGAAAACACAGAAATCATTGGAGATAGTCTCAGGGCAATCATTGACAAGGAAAAGCTCTTTATAAAACCCGAAAAGCTAAGGCCATTCATCATTATGGAGCCCGGCGAAATTTACAACAAGAGACATGAAGCCCTCACCTTGGAACACCTCAACAAGCTCGATATTTTTAATTATGTAAGTCTTAGCTTTACTACCGATACTATAGACGGGAAAAACTTGCTGAGGGCTAATATTATCACTTCACCAAGGCCAAAGCATTCCCTCCGTTCACAAGTGGTGCTTACGACTACATCTACTAATTTTACCGGGCCTGGCCTACAACTGCGCTACACCAACCGAAACTTATTCAGAGGTGCCGAACAATTGAGATTGAGTGCTACGGGGCGATATGAACAACAGCTCACAGGATCAAGAAAGGGTTTGACCTCTTATGAAATTGATCTTTCGGCTGATTTACTTGTACCTCGTGTTTCGGGCCCGATAAAATCAAGGAAACTTACAGGAAATGTACCCAAGACTAAATATAGCTTATCCTATCGCCTATTCAATCAACCCGACTATTACGCCCAGAGTAGTTTTGGAGCTAGCTTTGGTTATGAGTGGCTGACCAATAAAACCACCTTTCATGATCTTAAACTAATTCGTTTAGACTATGTGAGGCTGCTGGAATCATCGCAACGTCTTGAAGATTTATTCGAACAAGGTGTGCTTGATAGAGAAAGTTTCAACGACCAGCTGATATTTGGCCCTAGCTACAGCATTACGTATAGTCCTGAAAGGAAAGGGGGTGTAGTAAATTACTTTATCGGCGGAAGCCTCGAGTCTTCCGGAAACCTACTTTATGGTGCCTATAATTGGTCCAATTCTGAAGTTAATGAAGACGGACAATATGTTGTTGTCGGAGTACCTTTTGCACAGTATGCCAGAACCCAGCTTGACGCTCGACTATACTTGGATGTTGCAGAATATACCCAGCTTGTTTTTCGTCAAAACCTAGGTGTCGGCATCCCATACCTCAATTCCAATAGCCTTCCTTTCGCCAAACAATTTTTCGTAGGAGGTGCATCTTCACTAAGAGGATTCCAACCTAGAGAAGTAGGTCCGGGTACTTATAAAAATGAGGAGAATACCGACGATAGTTACTTTGACCAAACAGGAGACATCATGTTAGAATGGAATGCTGAATCTCGTTTTGACTTGGGCGGTTACCTCAAGGGCGCTCTGTTCATCGACGCCGGAAATGTCTGGCTGATAAATGAAGCTTCCAATCGCCCGGGTGGACGGTTTGAGTGGAATGACTTCTTGAACGAGTTGGCCGTATCAGGTGGTGCAGGACTTAGGATCGATGCTGACTTTATTATCGTTCGTTTTGATTTTGCCCTGCCATTCCGCGACCCCTCATTTGAAGAAGGCGAAAGGTGGTTGCTTGACCGAATTAAATGGAATAACTCTTGGGTAAGTGATAACCTTATTCTGAATTTTGCCATCGGTTATCCATTCTAA
- a CDS encoding phosphoenolpyruvate carboxylase, with product MNNNVSAFNDLVLLRFKIYNSIFLTLNLDGVHRTGILLPLLEERCAEGLKNGYSPKEIVEAFFEDRKEYNTEETQIDQLFRFVQYIERQVVLVDALEDAAYDLVHKMDGNGSVHAFFNQTANRNAGEALREALKNFRVRVVLTAHPTQFYPGPVLGIITDLAEAIERNDLSNIKSYLAQLGKTPFFKKTKPTPYDEAVSLIWYLENVFYKSIPEIYDNVCAQLGDHAEDILGDNSLLQLGFWPGGDRDGNPFVSVDTSLQVADRLRTSVFKSYYKDIRELKRRITFRGALEIVEAIESKLYKSAFVNPDNPVIRLKWLENKLNELKAVIEEEHRGLYLEEVESMRRKLRVFGFHFASLDIRQDSRVIAKTFEALLPKINKSKAQDSLKDDFEKLLELEPLKSKPRLEDPTLNDTISSFYAMQEIQERNGTSGCYRYIISNCRGEIDMARVFGMAKLSGMGSKMFMDVIPLFETIDDLQAAGEVMDRIYKNSTYLKHLKNRNMKQVVMLGFSDGTKDGGYLSANWNIFRAKEEISWVSREHGIQVVFFDGRGGPPARGGGNTHKFYASLGPTIDSSQIQLTIQGQTISSNFGTEESSRHNLEQLLTAGLENQVIHSPEKILGEEARETLEELSDISYKAYSDFKAHPKFVPYLEKMSTLKYYGQTNIGSRPSKRGNSDKLKFEDLRAIPFVGAWSQLKQNVPGFYGLGRAFEAFDKAGRLEEIKELYTNSLFFRTLLGNSMQSLSKTYFELTRYMEKDKEFGEFWKLIYEESLRAKKYLLLISGQDELLQTNPDIKASIKLREQIVLPLLTIQQHALIRIKELEKSKGKKNEELRESYNKLIVRSLYGNINASRNSA from the coding sequence ATGAACAATAACGTGAGCGCATTCAATGACTTGGTGCTTCTTCGATTCAAGATTTACAATTCTATTTTTTTGACGCTTAACCTTGATGGAGTTCACAGAACAGGCATTCTTCTTCCACTTTTGGAAGAGCGTTGTGCTGAAGGGTTGAAAAACGGGTACTCACCAAAAGAGATCGTCGAAGCATTCTTTGAAGACAGAAAGGAATACAATACTGAGGAAACTCAAATAGATCAACTCTTTAGATTTGTTCAGTACATCGAAAGACAAGTAGTGCTGGTAGACGCTCTCGAAGATGCTGCTTACGACCTTGTACACAAAATGGATGGAAATGGCTCTGTTCATGCCTTTTTCAATCAAACAGCCAACAGAAATGCCGGAGAAGCTTTAAGAGAAGCTCTCAAAAACTTTAGAGTGCGAGTAGTCTTGACAGCTCACCCTACACAATTCTATCCCGGACCTGTCCTCGGAATCATTACCGATTTGGCTGAAGCAATCGAACGAAATGACTTGAGCAACATTAAGTCATATTTAGCTCAACTTGGAAAAACACCATTTTTCAAAAAAACCAAACCGACTCCCTATGACGAAGCCGTAAGCTTGATTTGGTACCTCGAGAATGTCTTTTACAAAAGTATCCCTGAGATTTACGACAATGTATGTGCTCAATTAGGAGATCATGCAGAAGACATCTTGGGAGATAATTCCTTACTCCAACTTGGCTTCTGGCCGGGAGGAGACCGCGATGGAAACCCTTTCGTAAGCGTAGACACATCGCTTCAAGTAGCCGACCGTTTGAGAACCAGCGTATTCAAGAGCTACTACAAAGATATTCGCGAACTCAAGAGAAGAATCACCTTCCGTGGAGCGCTCGAAATTGTTGAAGCCATTGAGTCGAAGCTTTACAAATCTGCTTTTGTCAATCCCGATAATCCGGTCATTCGACTCAAGTGGCTTGAAAATAAACTCAACGAACTTAAAGCGGTTATTGAAGAAGAGCACAGAGGGCTCTATCTTGAAGAAGTGGAGTCGATGCGACGAAAGCTGAGAGTTTTTGGCTTCCATTTTGCCAGCCTGGACATTCGCCAAGACAGCCGTGTTATAGCCAAGACATTTGAGGCGCTTCTGCCAAAGATCAACAAGTCGAAGGCACAGGATAGTTTGAAAGACGATTTTGAAAAATTACTCGAATTGGAGCCGCTCAAATCGAAGCCAAGATTGGAAGATCCCACCTTAAACGATACCATTTCTTCATTCTACGCCATGCAGGAAATTCAAGAGCGAAATGGCACTTCAGGATGCTATCGTTATATCATCAGCAATTGCCGCGGTGAAATAGATATGGCCAGAGTATTTGGAATGGCGAAACTCAGCGGAATGGGCTCAAAGATGTTTATGGATGTTATCCCCCTCTTTGAAACTATCGACGACTTGCAAGCTGCAGGAGAAGTGATGGACAGGATTTACAAAAACTCGACTTACCTCAAGCATCTGAAAAACCGAAATATGAAGCAGGTTGTGATGCTTGGATTCTCTGATGGAACAAAAGATGGTGGCTATCTTTCTGCCAATTGGAACATTTTCAGAGCTAAAGAGGAGATCTCTTGGGTATCCCGAGAACATGGGATTCAGGTCGTATTCTTCGATGGACGAGGAGGTCCACCTGCTCGTGGTGGAGGAAATACGCATAAATTTTATGCGTCGCTTGGGCCGACCATCGACAGTAGTCAGATCCAACTCACCATTCAAGGACAGACGATAAGTTCGAACTTTGGTACAGAGGAATCCTCTCGTCACAACTTGGAGCAACTGCTCACAGCAGGTCTCGAAAACCAGGTCATTCACTCTCCCGAGAAGATTCTCGGAGAAGAAGCGCGTGAAACGCTTGAGGAGCTTTCGGACATCAGCTACAAAGCCTACAGCGACTTTAAAGCACATCCGAAATTTGTGCCTTACCTCGAAAAAATGAGTACGTTGAAGTACTATGGGCAGACCAATATTGGCAGCCGCCCTTCCAAAAGAGGAAACAGTGACAAATTAAAATTCGAAGATTTACGTGCTATTCCTTTCGTTGGAGCATGGAGCCAATTGAAGCAAAACGTACCGGGCTTTTATGGCCTTGGAAGAGCCTTTGAAGCCTTCGACAAGGCAGGAAGACTTGAGGAGATCAAAGAGCTTTATACCAACTCTCTTTTCTTCAGGACCTTGCTGGGTAATTCTATGCAATCGCTTTCAAAGACCTACTTTGAGCTAACCCGCTACATGGAGAAAGATAAAGAATTCGGAGAGTTCTGGAAACTCATTTACGAGGAATCACTGCGTGCAAAAAAATACTTGTTGCTCATCTCAGGACAGGATGAGTTACTCCAAACCAATCCCGATATCAAGGCAAGCATCAAACTGAGAGAGCAGATTGTATTGCCTCTACTTACCATTCAGCAGCACGCGTTGATACGTATTAAAGAATTGGAAAAATCGAAAGGCAAAAAGAACGAAGAATTAAGAGAAAGCTATAACAAGCTCATCGTGCGCTCCCTTTACGGGAATATTAATGCGAGTAGGAATAGTGCCTAA
- a CDS encoding translocation/assembly module TamB domain-containing protein has protein sequence MKEFFKKSLRITAKVFKWILIVFIFLFILIFVIWKVPAVHQYAVNKGTSFFNEKTGGDLSIGHVDLKLPFFIGLEDISLLTPDGSKLASIESLEIYPGWRMLFANTIRVDEINLSGIEGKIFVNKSSDFNFDFIIDGFSDTTAAPTEPQDTTASAWGFSLGDLNISELGFIFADRTTGDSIDIHLGNFELDMDELDLENQAYVAESILLENSAVYAQITATEESPDSSSSNLLPRIGLDELEISNAIVELKLGDDPAYKFDLGELFLETDEIDLNENKYLVEEFTLTNSRFYIPLPPTDSTQTSAEPNSADTPSNTDSFFPDLTALVGEIFLENIQVRAFTGADTLHTLSNLAITAEDIEVGSNGYSINLEELAGSYNDFQGLREFRGDFALTNSTAKAEGVTLFYGESNLNMHAKIDYKNVDAFLSQFKFDLLDIDINETRIAAKDIEKIYAIMEMDSLPLPGSDIFINMEAKGNMQSIDLENLRLKTGSSFVKLIGNATSIGDSLWPGNLSIQRLEVNLIENDLIPYTNYLGVDTAQIPPSLNLQLSGKYNSRKAKANGLLKTPYGEVGIDLAGDGWSNSQQGIAVTLNSDQVRIGDYLKLSEELNTDFSVLVESENLNDSILHLCADLSVDTLNYRGKEFTQLDLDVDMLGNEIQYAFAIEDTFAKASLGGTLDFSSGIDALVSGTVSGIDLQGLGYAEKDIRGKIDLKASFKQDSLSTMANVLIDEILFVKEGDRFPLEPLKAEFYTGDDSTSANIEGGFIQLSSVSNRSIDSLTSVIAETIARGESEAVNDSTAFWNATLTISDLTEIGELFLPQLGEFKPSMANIIFNTQDNKLLAEAVFPGIEYGAFDLDSLLITTTDAGDVMERRLSIKRMAYDTLGVDDLKFELDRIEKGAKVLLTINPDTSDNFYRIGANLVADSIVLKNGFTFQFADTMVLNGKQWYYEDSCAINSNIDGITFREFRLYRDERVIQLEKEESDSPLNIIAENFPMHALTGMFNTEEKVFNGIINGQVSLNNDGTFEGEGDITTFQISGADFGTLSWRASKENNNFKTFISTKGDHIDLVLDGDILPQNDSLSALDLDIELNRLDLQLLEVLVANNIDEASGTLSGDIAIEGTTDTPQLSGFLRFKNALIRPTDLNAGYTVKDEQIEITPKGLKFSQFTVTDKNGSNLSIDGTVEHKEFTDPQLNLRIESKDFTLVDIAETAISPIHGKLVADLNLGITGPPTAPIVDAKVKINEPTYFSYIVTGSAEVEAFDESLLIWTNFEKSSDNEILTRRKEEQGLEGNIFASNPKIKGELTIDKSAIFQVVVDSSAGDYLQIQGSGKLGIDYDRTGALRFNGVYEVTKGFYQMTFYDIQKKKFDFMPGSKLVWNGEPTNANIDITASYKTRAGISNLMLIDGSTSYDEAFQQQLPFEVLLNVDGKLLEPRITFDIILAEEAQGALSGSVEGKLNDLRENESRLNKQVFALLILGTFLPQDGGSDSNVLANQARNSASQILTNQLNSLSDKYVKGVDINFDMYSYGGATGQGNTDLSVNLAKSFADDRIIVKVGSTVAIEDGNSGSAQSSQQQFMTNIEVEYKLTPDGRYRLLVFSKTDLEDIVIGRITRSGGGFVFQKDFDRFRYIFRQPEEDSQNTNEQNEIEE, from the coding sequence ATGAAAGAATTCTTTAAGAAATCCTTACGAATTACCGCCAAGGTATTTAAATGGATTCTTATTGTTTTCATCTTTTTGTTCATCCTGATTTTTGTGATCTGGAAAGTCCCTGCCGTTCATCAATATGCCGTAAATAAAGGAACTTCCTTCTTCAACGAAAAAACGGGTGGTGATCTTAGCATCGGACACGTCGATTTAAAGTTGCCATTTTTCATAGGTCTCGAAGACATCAGCTTGCTAACTCCTGACGGTTCCAAGCTTGCTTCCATAGAGAGTCTCGAAATTTATCCGGGTTGGCGCATGCTTTTCGCGAATACAATCCGTGTGGACGAGATTAATCTCAGCGGAATCGAAGGGAAAATATTCGTCAACAAAAGCAGTGATTTCAACTTCGACTTTATCATCGATGGCTTCAGCGATACCACTGCAGCTCCAACAGAACCTCAGGATACAACCGCAAGCGCTTGGGGCTTTTCACTCGGTGATTTGAACATCTCCGAATTGGGATTTATTTTCGCTGACCGTACCACAGGCGATTCCATCGATATCCATCTCGGGAACTTTGAATTGGATATGGATGAATTGGATCTGGAAAACCAAGCTTACGTAGCGGAGAGCATCCTATTAGAAAATAGTGCAGTGTATGCTCAGATCACCGCAACGGAGGAAAGTCCTGACTCCTCTTCCTCCAACCTGCTGCCGAGGATCGGCCTGGATGAATTGGAAATTTCGAATGCCATCGTCGAGCTGAAATTGGGCGACGACCCTGCCTACAAATTCGATTTAGGTGAACTCTTTCTGGAAACAGATGAAATAGACCTCAACGAAAACAAGTACCTGGTCGAAGAATTTACTCTTACTAATAGCCGCTTTTACATTCCACTTCCTCCAACAGATTCTACTCAAACTTCAGCTGAGCCAAATTCTGCGGATACTCCAAGTAACACCGACAGCTTTTTTCCCGATTTAACTGCTTTAGTCGGAGAGATCTTTCTTGAAAATATTCAGGTCAGGGCATTCACGGGAGCCGACACGTTGCACACCCTTTCTAATTTGGCTATCACGGCTGAGGATATTGAAGTGGGTTCAAACGGTTATTCCATAAATCTTGAAGAATTGGCAGGAAGCTACAATGACTTCCAAGGCCTCAGAGAGTTTCGGGGTGATTTCGCCCTCACCAACTCAACTGCAAAGGCGGAAGGAGTAACTCTATTTTACGGAGAGTCAAACCTGAATATGCATGCTAAGATTGATTATAAAAATGTCGACGCGTTTTTAAGCCAATTCAAGTTTGACCTTCTCGATATTGATATCAACGAAACTCGGATTGCCGCGAAAGACATAGAAAAAATCTACGCGATCATGGAAATGGACAGTCTTCCTTTACCTGGGAGTGACATCTTCATCAACATGGAAGCGAAAGGAAACATGCAGTCTATTGACCTCGAAAACTTAAGACTGAAAACAGGAAGCAGCTTTGTAAAACTAATTGGAAATGCAACTTCTATAGGAGACAGTCTTTGGCCCGGGAACCTGTCCATTCAACGCCTGGAGGTGAACCTTATAGAAAATGATCTCATCCCTTACACGAATTACTTAGGTGTCGACACGGCACAGATTCCACCATCGCTGAACTTGCAGCTCAGTGGAAAGTACAACTCCCGAAAAGCCAAAGCCAATGGTTTATTGAAAACCCCTTACGGAGAAGTGGGAATTGATTTAGCAGGCGACGGTTGGTCAAACAGCCAGCAGGGCATAGCCGTGACCTTGAATTCTGATCAAGTTCGAATTGGAGATTACTTGAAGCTATCTGAGGAGCTCAATACGGACTTTTCAGTATTAGTAGAATCAGAAAACTTGAATGATTCAATCTTGCATCTATGTGCCGATCTTTCAGTTGACACGCTGAATTACAGGGGAAAAGAATTCACCCAACTCGATCTGGATGTCGATATGCTAGGCAATGAGATACAGTATGCATTTGCTATTGAAGACACATTTGCCAAAGCTTCGCTTGGAGGAACACTGGATTTCAGTTCAGGAATCGATGCTCTGGTATCGGGAACCGTAAGCGGAATAGACTTGCAAGGTCTCGGATATGCCGAGAAAGACATCAGAGGAAAGATAGACCTCAAGGCATCATTCAAACAGGATAGCCTTTCGACGATGGCAAATGTCCTGATTGACGAGATCCTTTTTGTGAAGGAAGGAGACCGCTTTCCACTCGAGCCGTTAAAAGCTGAGTTTTATACAGGCGACGATTCGACATCTGCCAATATTGAAGGGGGCTTTATACAGTTATCTTCTGTATCAAATCGCAGTATTGATTCGCTGACATCGGTGATTGCTGAAACAATAGCACGCGGTGAAAGTGAAGCTGTAAACGACAGCACAGCTTTCTGGAATGCAACTCTCACCATCTCCGACTTAACGGAAATTGGAGAATTATTTCTTCCCCAACTTGGTGAATTCAAGCCTTCCATGGCCAACATTATTTTTAATACTCAAGACAATAAACTTCTCGCTGAGGCGGTATTTCCGGGAATAGAGTATGGTGCGTTTGATCTCGATAGTCTTCTCATTACTACCACTGATGCCGGAGATGTGATGGAAAGAAGACTTTCTATTAAAAGGATGGCTTACGATACTTTGGGTGTGGATGATTTGAAGTTTGAATTGGATAGAATTGAGAAAGGTGCTAAGGTGCTCCTTACCATCAATCCCGACACTTCTGATAACTTTTATAGGATTGGAGCAAATTTGGTAGCAGACTCGATCGTCCTTAAAAATGGATTTACTTTTCAGTTTGCAGATACCATGGTTTTAAATGGCAAACAATGGTATTACGAGGATTCTTGCGCGATAAATTCTAACATAGATGGAATTACTTTCCGAGAGTTTAGACTTTACCGAGATGAAAGAGTGATCCAACTTGAAAAAGAGGAAAGCGATTCGCCGCTGAATATTATTGCAGAAAACTTTCCTATGCACGCGCTCACGGGGATGTTCAATACAGAGGAGAAAGTTTTTAATGGAATCATTAATGGTCAGGTCTCATTAAATAATGACGGCACTTTTGAAGGCGAAGGAGATATAACAACCTTCCAAATATCAGGAGCAGATTTCGGAACACTGAGCTGGAGGGCTTCGAAAGAAAACAACAATTTCAAAACGTTTATCAGTACTAAAGGAGATCACATAGATCTGGTGCTGGACGGAGACATACTCCCACAAAATGACTCCCTGTCAGCGCTGGACCTCGATATTGAACTCAACCGACTTGATCTACAACTACTCGAAGTGCTTGTGGCAAATAATATCGATGAGGCTTCGGGAACACTCTCAGGAGATATAGCCATTGAGGGCACCACAGACACTCCACAGTTGAGCGGATTTTTAAGGTTTAAAAATGCACTCATTCGCCCTACTGATCTCAACGCAGGTTATACCGTTAAGGATGAGCAAATAGAAATAACTCCTAAAGGATTAAAGTTCAGTCAATTCACCGTCACCGATAAGAATGGTAGCAACCTGTCAATCGATGGAACGGTGGAACACAAGGAATTCACCGATCCCCAATTGAATTTAAGGATTGAAAGCAAAGACTTCACCTTAGTGGATATCGCTGAAACGGCAATCAGTCCTATCCACGGAAAGCTGGTTGCCGATTTAAACCTGGGTATAACGGGCCCTCCGACCGCTCCTATTGTCGATGCCAAAGTAAAAATCAACGAACCTACATATTTCAGCTACATCGTAACCGGTTCGGCGGAGGTGGAGGCCTTTGACGAATCTCTTTTGATATGGACTAATTTCGAAAAGAGCTCAGATAATGAGATCTTAACCAGAAGAAAGGAAGAGCAGGGATTAGAAGGGAATATTTTTGCGAGTAATCCAAAAATCAAAGGAGAGTTGACCATTGATAAATCAGCTATTTTTCAAGTCGTGGTAGATTCTTCGGCAGGTGATTACTTGCAAATTCAGGGAAGTGGAAAACTAGGGATTGACTATGACCGAACAGGCGCTCTTCGATTTAATGGTGTATATGAAGTCACGAAAGGTTTCTATCAGATGACTTTCTACGACATTCAAAAGAAAAAATTTGACTTTATGCCGGGAAGTAAATTGGTTTGGAATGGAGAGCCTACCAATGCCAATATTGACATCACTGCTTCATACAAGACCCGCGCGGGTATTTCAAATCTAATGTTGATAGATGGCTCTACCTCTTATGATGAAGCATTTCAGCAACAATTACCTTTTGAGGTATTGCTCAATGTAGATGGAAAACTGCTGGAACCCCGGATTACCTTTGACATCATTTTGGCCGAAGAGGCACAAGGCGCCCTGAGTGGCTCTGTGGAGGGTAAACTCAATGACTTAAGAGAAAACGAAAGTCGGCTAAACAAACAGGTGTTTGCACTTCTCATTCTTGGTACGTTTCTACCTCAGGACGGAGGTTCTGACTCGAATGTATTGGCGAACCAAGCGCGGAACAGCGCCAGTCAGATTCTGACAAATCAATTAAACAGTCTCTCGGATAAGTATGTGAAAGGGGTAGATATAAACTTCGACATGTACTCCTACGGGGGAGCCACAGGACAGGGGAACACTGATTTGAGTGTTAACCTGGCTAAATCATTTGCGGATGATCGAATCATAGTAAAAGTAGGAAGCACTGTGGCCATTGAAGATGGTAATTCGGGGTCTGCCCAATCCTCTCAACAACAGTTTATGACCAATATTGAGGTAGAATACAAACTCACTCCCGATGGCCGCTATCGATTGCTGGTTTTTAGTAAAACCGATTTGGAGGATATCGTGATTGGAAGAATTACCCGATCAGGTGGAGGCTTCGTCTTTCAAAAAGATTTTGATCGATTCAGATATATTTTTAGGCAACCTGAAGAGGACTCACAGAATACGAATGAGCAAAATGAGATAGAGGAATAG
- a CDS encoding TIGR00730 family Rossman fold protein — protein sequence MKSIAVFCASSRGVNDLYFDAAKKTGGTIASEGVRVVFGGSKLGLMGAVADGALENGGDVIGVLPTFMRKKELEHKGLTELIFVESMHERKLKMHDLSDGVIALPGGFGTFEELFEMLTWAQLGLHTKPIGILNVAGYYNKLLEMFDHMAEAGLLRESCKDMVLVAEEMPELLTKMRNYEAPPSALEMLEEQT from the coding sequence ATGAAAAGTATCGCTGTTTTTTGTGCCTCATCCAGAGGTGTTAATGATCTCTATTTTGATGCTGCAAAGAAGACGGGAGGTACAATTGCCTCCGAAGGTGTCAGGGTAGTTTTTGGTGGCTCAAAACTAGGCCTGATGGGCGCTGTAGCGGATGGTGCTTTGGAAAATGGGGGTGATGTGATCGGTGTTTTGCCCACCTTTATGCGCAAGAAAGAATTGGAGCATAAGGGCCTTACGGAATTGATTTTTGTGGAATCCATGCACGAGCGAAAGCTCAAAATGCACGATCTGAGCGATGGCGTGATCGCCTTGCCCGGAGGCTTTGGTACATTCGAAGAACTCTTTGAGATGTTGACATGGGCCCAGTTGGGGCTGCACACAAAGCCCATCGGAATTCTCAATGTAGCGGGCTATTACAACAAGCTCTTGGAAATGTTTGACCACATGGCCGAGGCAGGACTGCTCAGGGAATCATGCAAAGACATGGTTCTGGTAGCTGAAGAAATGCCCGAACTATTGACCAAAATGCGAAATTACGAAGCGCCTCCGTCGGCTTTAGAGATGCTAGAGGAGCAGACCTGA